The Halogeometricum borinquense DSM 11551 genome window below encodes:
- a CDS encoding DUF7827 domain-containing protein, translating into MSHTYKTRAIALSALMVLSVFAGTVAFAGASAAQTTFSYDGGAVHYVNSSDTAVIEVPFDTEVNSNSLTTANFTVFDDDEDLSGQVSDITQPDAGRVVIEMNEVVQSHDIEVRLSDDIEDTSNNDLSNSGRKDVAFAATTVGPNGDVNAYKGSIVAVEAASVNTDIEVSGTDDETEDFFASGSTGTNSRVYTFNTENRRIGSYAVTFDGSNEATIELRELGLDVDLDETSVTDEESIEGTVTANAGDRGVKVELLDSDGDAVSGESVTADLSGQGEYEFSLGPVETGEYTVEVTDLGSGVVTESSTIIVSTAGEGRASIKDRIVNQQRGDIANITVSIANADEATLTVGSDDVGFRANVTVQDDSGDGEVSVLFNTYAATSGVSGDVFEVADSDDELVTSDIDPQNTVSSLLDAGEYDLEVRTGSDAAADAQGVGTLILEERSTDSLASWTAPTGTTLDDSDDVYEAIENANVTRSDTIADGDIVIHQLNASGLEGVLDVQSGNDTAAFFAPNGNLYELTVEQSNPGANRQPFVLQLDASNTVVIPDPVNDNYFVAFDTDDVIGQRPGGQTVDLSADHELTANFTVYEDEGNLADEEQTVEDGYAIVEAEHSLDEPVNVSAVADQTIAGETTVAPGTELSLRVRSTGDTQPSFLKTATVYVTENGTYQGMFDFSEQEVGDTFDVTVRGGAADSVTVDGNVAEVGNMTETETETVTETETETETTTGTETETETVTETETETETVTETETETGTPGFGVVVAIVALLAAALLTIRRD; encoded by the coding sequence ATGAGTCACACGTACAAAACACGGGCAATCGCTCTCTCTGCGCTGATGGTCCTCTCGGTATTCGCCGGGACCGTCGCGTTCGCGGGGGCGAGTGCGGCACAGACAACATTCAGTTACGACGGCGGTGCCGTACACTACGTCAACAGCAGCGACACTGCTGTTATCGAGGTACCCTTCGACACGGAGGTGAACAGCAACAGCCTGACGACGGCCAACTTCACCGTCTTCGACGACGACGAAGATCTGTCGGGCCAAGTCAGCGACATCACTCAACCCGACGCGGGCCGCGTCGTTATCGAGATGAACGAAGTCGTACAGTCACACGATATCGAAGTCCGGCTCTCGGACGACATCGAAGATACGTCGAACAACGACCTCTCGAACAGCGGTCGAAAAGATGTCGCGTTCGCGGCGACCACTGTCGGTCCGAACGGAGACGTGAACGCCTACAAGGGCTCTATCGTCGCCGTCGAAGCGGCATCGGTCAATACTGACATCGAAGTCAGCGGCACCGACGACGAGACGGAAGACTTCTTCGCCTCGGGTTCCACCGGGACGAACAGTCGCGTCTACACGTTCAACACCGAGAACCGCAGAATCGGTAGCTATGCCGTCACCTTCGATGGAAGTAACGAAGCGACTATCGAACTCCGCGAACTCGGACTCGACGTCGACCTCGACGAAACGAGCGTCACGGACGAGGAAAGCATCGAGGGTACCGTCACCGCGAACGCCGGTGACCGCGGTGTGAAAGTCGAACTCCTCGACAGCGACGGCGACGCCGTCAGCGGTGAATCAGTCACGGCCGACCTGAGCGGGCAAGGCGAGTACGAGTTCTCGCTCGGTCCCGTCGAGACCGGCGAGTACACTGTCGAAGTGACCGATCTCGGATCCGGCGTCGTCACTGAATCGAGTACCATCATCGTTTCGACAGCCGGTGAAGGTCGGGCAAGTATCAAGGACAGAATCGTCAATCAACAGCGCGGCGACATCGCAAACATCACTGTCAGTATCGCGAACGCTGACGAAGCGACGTTGACTGTCGGCAGCGACGATGTCGGCTTCCGTGCCAACGTCACAGTTCAAGACGACTCCGGCGACGGGGAAGTGTCCGTACTGTTCAACACCTACGCTGCCACGAGCGGCGTCAGCGGTGACGTGTTCGAAGTCGCCGACAGCGACGACGAACTCGTCACAAGTGATATTGATCCGCAGAATACGGTCAGTTCGCTCCTTGACGCCGGCGAGTACGACCTCGAAGTTCGTACCGGGAGTGACGCCGCCGCCGACGCACAAGGCGTTGGGACGCTGATCCTCGAAGAGCGGAGTACCGACTCGCTCGCCAGTTGGACTGCACCGACGGGCACGACGCTCGACGACAGCGACGATGTGTATGAGGCCATCGAAAATGCAAACGTCACCAGATCCGACACCATCGCTGATGGTGACATCGTCATCCATCAGTTGAACGCATCCGGTCTGGAAGGCGTACTCGATGTGCAAAGCGGGAACGACACTGCGGCGTTCTTCGCACCGAACGGCAACCTGTACGAACTGACCGTCGAGCAGTCGAACCCCGGTGCGAACCGTCAGCCGTTCGTACTCCAACTCGACGCCTCGAACACCGTCGTCATCCCCGACCCGGTGAACGACAACTACTTCGTCGCGTTCGACACGGACGACGTGATCGGTCAGCGCCCGGGCGGTCAGACAGTTGACCTCAGCGCCGACCACGAACTGACGGCGAACTTCACGGTCTACGAAGACGAGGGGAACCTCGCTGACGAAGAACAAACCGTCGAAGACGGGTACGCTATCGTCGAAGCCGAGCACTCACTGGACGAACCGGTAAACGTCTCAGCCGTAGCCGACCAGACGATAGCGGGCGAGACGACAGTCGCACCCGGGACGGAACTCAGTCTGCGCGTCCGTTCGACGGGCGACACACAGCCGAGTTTCCTGAAGACGGCGACCGTCTACGTCACCGAAAACGGCACCTACCAAGGTATGTTCGACTTTAGCGAGCAGGAAGTGGGTGACACGTTCGACGTGACCGTCCGCGGCGGTGCGGCCGACTCCGTCACCGTCGATGGAAACGTCGCCGAAGTCGGCAATATGACCGAAACGGAAACTGAGACAGTCACCGAGACCGAAACGGAAACCGAGACAACCACCGGCACCGAAACGGAAACTGAGACAGTCACCGAGACTGAAACGGAAACCGAGACGGTCACCGAAACCGAAACGGAAACCGGAACGCCCGGGTTCGGTGTCGTCGTTGCAATCGTGGCACTCCTCGCCGCGGCACTCCTCACAATCCGCCGCGACTGA
- a CDS encoding alpha/beta fold hydrolase: MTDTKTFPDTDASLLADHRVESTYRNVNGVQLHVVAAGETDAPLVVLLHGHPDFWYGWRAQIISLVEAGFRVVVPDQRGCNLSEAPTGIDPYRTPNLCDDIRELIHDEGRESAHVVGHDFGAYVAWNLALRQPSVVNRLGILNVPHPTVYRDTLRASLRQIVRSWYVWFYQVPKLPEWMLSRNEMENMVASLEVTSNQGTFDEETIHRYRAAWRHTGVGPRINWYRGFRRSERPARNTVTQPTLICWGEDDIALVPAMAQKSIDYCENGQLRMFPDASHWVHHEREEVTEALLQHLS; this comes from the coding sequence ATGACAGATACAAAAACATTCCCGGACACCGATGCATCGTTACTTGCTGATCACCGTGTCGAATCTACCTATCGCAACGTTAACGGCGTCCAGTTACACGTCGTGGCAGCGGGCGAAACCGACGCTCCGCTGGTCGTCTTACTGCATGGGCATCCCGATTTCTGGTACGGCTGGCGCGCCCAGATTATTTCGCTCGTCGAAGCCGGCTTCCGTGTGGTCGTACCGGACCAGCGGGGCTGCAATCTGAGCGAAGCTCCAACCGGAATCGATCCCTATCGGACACCGAATTTATGTGACGACATACGTGAGTTGATTCACGATGAGGGACGGGAATCGGCACACGTTGTCGGACACGATTTCGGTGCATACGTCGCTTGGAACCTCGCACTCCGTCAGCCATCTGTCGTCAACCGACTCGGAATCTTAAACGTCCCACATCCGACAGTGTACCGAGATACCTTACGAGCGAGTCTCCGACAAATTGTCCGGAGCTGGTACGTCTGGTTCTATCAGGTACCGAAACTACCCGAGTGGATGTTGAGTCGAAACGAGATGGAGAATATGGTTGCATCGCTTGAAGTGACTTCAAATCAAGGAACGTTCGACGAGGAAACAATCCATCGCTACCGGGCGGCCTGGCGGCACACCGGCGTTGGTCCACGGATAAACTGGTATCGTGGATTCCGTCGTTCGGAACGCCCAGCACGCAACACCGTTACTCAGCCGACACTGATTTGTTGGGGTGAAGACGACATCGCACTCGTCCCCGCAATGGCACAAAAGAGTATCGACTACTGTGAAAACGGTCAGCTACGGATGTTTCCTGATGCTTCACACTGGGTACACCACGAGCGTGAAGAAGTAACCGAAGCACTGCTCCAGCATCTTTCATAA